Proteins co-encoded in one Coregonus clupeaformis isolate EN_2021a chromosome 5, ASM2061545v1, whole genome shotgun sequence genomic window:
- the tsen34 gene encoding tRNA-splicing endonuclease subunit Sen34 isoform X1 — protein MDSPEPKTTKTVSREDVSKESMANSRQVIGINFCGSTPLMWRADELKSARELGIIGTMVGSLARQPRQNTRMGRPLELLPEEGRLLADMGRAAVIPDSTNEDPEVNPEQVEQYHAGLENSFQEQGALALEDRKTTLRRVMTEKHNEGSGRQEDSDGAVRDRLEALDHGFSFPRTAMAVQLCTARAGLSHCPEVHRFLAADWPIPPDERSETRFRVFRDLRRQGFYLTSAGKFGGDFLVYPGDPLRFHAHFIAVCVSMDESMPLCDVLAIARLGSNVKKTVLLCSSGESQEDDGGEVVYTSLQWSGMV, from the exons ATGGATTCGCCGGAGCCAAAGACAACGAAAACGGTGTCCAGAGAGGACGTGAGTAAAGAAAGCATGGCGAACAGCCGCCAGGTCATCGGAATAAATTTCTGTGGGTCCACGCCTCTGATGTGGCGTGCGGACGAGTTGAAATCGGCCCGTGAACTGGGCATCATAGGGACCATGGTGGGGTCTCTGGCCCGACAACCTAGGCAGAACACCCGGATGGGGAGACCCCTTGAGCTGCTGCCGGAGGAGGGACGACTGCTGGCGGACATGGGGAGAGCTGCAGTTATTCCTGACTCAACA AATGAGGATCCCGAGGTGAACCCAGAGCAAGTGGAGCAGTACCATGCAGGACTGGAGAACAGCTTTCAGGAACAGGGTGCCTTGGCCTTGGAGGACAGGAAGACGACATTACGGAGAGTTATGACTGAGAAACATAACG AGGGTTCTGGAAGGCAGGAGGACTCGGACGGTGCGGTTCGAGACCGTCTCGAAGCTCTGGACCACGGCTTCTCATTCCCTCGCACGGCCATGGCGGTACAACTGTGCACAGCCCGAGCAGGACTGTCTCACTGTCCCGAGGTGCACCGTTTCCTGGCCGCAGACTGGCCCATACCACCGGACGAGAGGTCCGAGACCCGGTTCCGAGTGTTCAGGGACCTGAGACGCCAGGGCTTCTACCTCACCTCGGCCGGGAAGTTTGGGGGAGACTTCCTGGTGTACCCAG GTGACCCCCTCCGTTTCCACGCCCACTTCATTGCCGTGTGTGTCTCCATGGACGAGTCGATGCCCCTGTGTGACGTTCTGGCCATCGCCAGGCTAGGGTCCAATGTGAAGAAGACAGTCCTGCTGTGTTCGTCAGGGGAAAGCCAGGAAGATGACGGGGGGGAGGTGGTGTATACGTCACTACAGTGGAGTGGAATGGTGTAG
- the LOC121561634 gene encoding stress-associated endoplasmic reticulum protein 1 yields MVAKQRIRMANEKHSKNITLRGNVAKSTRNPGDDKVAVGPWLLALFIFVVCGSAIFQIIQSIRMGM; encoded by the exons ATGGTGGCAAAACAGAGAATACGCATGGCCAACGAGAAACACAGCAAAAACATCACGCTGAGAGGCAACGTGGCCAAATCCACG AGAAATCCAGGTGACGATAAGGTGGCAGTGGGACCATGGCTTCTGGCATTATTCATCTTTGTCGTCTGCGGATCAG CAATCTTCCAGATCATTCAGAGCATTCGAATGGGAATGTAA
- the LOC121561623 gene encoding eukaryotic translation initiation factor 2A, which produces MAPPTPHLAVRGSDGTVLLRGPPNCEKNADFQRDPLQSKYVAFSKDGTLFAWCNGEKVTVVKVADGSQVRLFDLPKTTMLEFSPLNTVLATWQVYSKTQDNPQGDANLQLWDLQTGTCLKALYQKKVQGWCPSWSDDEKIAVRSVNNELHFFENNDFITIANKLHLQKVSEFMLSPGSQPSKVAVYVPGSKGAPSFVRLYQYPNFGGPTCALANKSFFKADRVTMLWNKKATAVLVQASIEVDKTGASYYGEQTLHYLATNGETSAVQLQKNGPIYDVAWSPSSTEFCVVYGFMPAKATVYNLKCDPVFDFGTGPRNAIYYSPQGHILVLAGFGNLRGQMEVWDVKKWKQVSKPQAPDSTHFAWCPDGEHIVTSTCAPRLRVSNGYKIWHYTGTVLYKQDTPTGTELWETVWQPFPDGTFPERPVKYQAAPSELGSTEAKPAQAYRPPALRNKPVTASSKLHEEEPPQNMRPGATGDKQLSKTALKNQKKREAKKAAKQEINPDALEPQSDPSPASSAQPEPSCGDPETDKKIKNVKKKLKAIDELKALQATGKPIQKNQLEKMEKEAQLMKELEDLQLGV; this is translated from the exons ATGGCGCCCCCCACACCTCATTTAGCAG TCCGGGGATCTGACGGGACAGTGCTGCTCCGTGGACCACCAAACTGCGAAAAGAATGCAGATTTTCAAAG GGACCCTCTGCAAAGTAAATATGTGGCTTTCAGCAAGGACGGGACATTGTTTGCATGGTGCAATGGAGAGAA GGTCACTGTTGTGAAGGTTGCAGATGGCTCTCAAGTCAGGTTGTTTGACCTTCCAAAGACTACAATGTTGGAGTTCTCTCCACTGAACACTGTGCTGGCTACATGGCAGGTGTATAGCA AGACACAAGACAACCCACAGGGAGATGCCAACTTGCAGCTGTGGGATTTGCAAACTGGGACCTGCCTCAAGGCTCTCTACCAGAAGAAGGTACAGGGATG GTGTCCAAGCTGGTCAGATGACGAGAAGATTGCAGTCAGGAGTGTTAACAATGAACTTCACTTTTTTGAGAACAATGACTTTA TCACCATTGCCAATAAGCTGCACTTGCAGAAGGTGTCCGAGTTTATGCTGTCCCCTGGAAGTCAGCCTAGTAAG GTGGCTGTTTATGTCCCTGGGAGCAAAGGTGCCCCCTCGTTTGTCCGGCTATACCAGTACCCCAACTTTGGTGGCCCGACCTGTGCTCTGGCCAACAAGAGTTTCTTTAAGGCCGACAGGGTGACCATGCTGTGGAACAAAAAAG CCACTGCGGTTCTGGTGCAGGCCAGCATAGAGGTGGATAAAACAGGGGCCTCATACTACGGAGAACAGACTTTACACTACTTGGCCACCAATGGGGAGACTTCTGCGGTGCAGCTAC AGAAGAACGGGCCCATCTACGACGTGGCATGGAGCCCCAGCTCCACCGAGTTCTGCGTGGTCTATGGCTTCATGCCCGCTAAGGCTACTGTCTACAACCTCAAGTGCGACCCCGTCTTCGACTTCGGCACGGGCCCCCGCAACGCCATCTACTACAGCCCCCAGGGCCACATCCTGGTCTTGGCCGGCTTCGGGAACCTGCGGGGCCAGATGGAGGTGTGGGATGTCAAGAAGTGGAAGCAGGTGTCCAAGCCCCAGGCTCCCGACTCCACCCACTTCGCCTGGTGCCCGGACGGTGAACACATCGTCACATCGACCTGTGCCCCCCGGCTACGTGTCAGCAACGGCTACAAGATCTGGCACTACACCGGCACGGTTCTGTACAAGCAGGACACGCCAACGGGCACAGAGCTCTGGGAGACTGTGTGGCAGCCCTTCCCAGACGGGACGTTCCCTGAGAGGCCGGTAAAGTACCAGGCAGCACCCAGCGAGCTGGGCAGCACAGAGGCCAAGCCGGCCCAGGCCTACCGCCCACCTGCCCTGCGGAATAAACCGGTCACAGCCAGCTCCAAACTG CATGAAGAGGAGCCTCCACAGAACATGAGGCCTGGCGCCACCGGGGACAAGCAGCTGTCCAAGACGGCTCTGAAGAACCAGAAAAAACGAGAGGCAAAGAAAGCAGCCAAACAG GAGATAAACCCAGATGCCCTTGAGCCCCAGTCAGACCCATCTCCAGCCAGCAGCGCTCAGCCTGAACCCTCCTGTGGCGACCCAGAGACTGACAAGAAGATCAAGAACGTAAAGAAG AAACTGAAAGCTATCGACGAGCTGAAAGCGCTGCAAGCAACTGGGAAACCCATTCAAAAGAACCAG CTTGAAAAGATGGAAAAGGAGGCTCAACTCATGAAAGAGCTTGAGGATCTTCAACTAGGAGTGTAA
- the tsen34 gene encoding tRNA-splicing endonuclease subunit Sen34 isoform X2 codes for MDSPEPKTTKTVSREDVSKESMANSRQVIGINFCGSTPLMWRADELKSARELGIIGTMVGSLARQPRQNTRMGRPLELLPEEGRLLADMGRAAVIPDSTNEDPEVNPEQVEQYHAGLENSFQEQGALALEDRKTTLRRVMTEKHNGEGAPSLTYRGFWKAGGLGRCGSRPSRSSGPRLLIPSHGHGGTTVHSPSRTVSLSRGAPFPGRRLAHTTGREVRDPVPSVQGPETPGLLPHLGREVWGRLPGVPR; via the exons ATGGATTCGCCGGAGCCAAAGACAACGAAAACGGTGTCCAGAGAGGACGTGAGTAAAGAAAGCATGGCGAACAGCCGCCAGGTCATCGGAATAAATTTCTGTGGGTCCACGCCTCTGATGTGGCGTGCGGACGAGTTGAAATCGGCCCGTGAACTGGGCATCATAGGGACCATGGTGGGGTCTCTGGCCCGACAACCTAGGCAGAACACCCGGATGGGGAGACCCCTTGAGCTGCTGCCGGAGGAGGGACGACTGCTGGCGGACATGGGGAGAGCTGCAGTTATTCCTGACTCAACA AATGAGGATCCCGAGGTGAACCCAGAGCAAGTGGAGCAGTACCATGCAGGACTGGAGAACAGCTTTCAGGAACAGGGTGCCTTGGCCTTGGAGGACAGGAAGACGACATTACGGAGAGTTATGACTGAGAAACATAACGGTGAGGGGGCCCCATCACTCACATACAG AGGGTTCTGGAAGGCAGGAGGACTCGGACGGTGCGGTTCGAGACCGTCTCGAAGCTCTGGACCACGGCTTCTCATTCCCTCGCACGGCCATGGCGGTACAACTGTGCACAGCCCGAGCAGGACTGTCTCACTGTCCCGAGGTGCACCGTTTCCTGGCCGCAGACTGGCCCATACCACCGGACGAGAGGTCCGAGACCCGGTTCCGAGTGTTCAGGGACCTGAGACGCCAGGGCTTCTACCTCACCTCGGCCGGGAAGTTTGGGGGAGACTTCCTGGTGTACCCAG GTGA